A window of the Janthinobacterium agaricidamnosum NBRC 102515 = DSM 9628 genome harbors these coding sequences:
- a CDS encoding LysR family transcriptional regulator: protein MLDAMSMDQLRTFIAAADEGSFSAAGRKLGRAQSVVSQTLANLEQQIGLALFCRKGRYPALTEAGKALLSDARAAASAGVICRAIWWPTTWSAARWCNSTSKRIPVSARRFRCMRFTARMRRRGRRGAGLSSN, encoded by the coding sequence ATGTTGGACGCCATGTCGATGGACCAGTTGCGTACCTTCATCGCCGCAGCCGATGAAGGCAGTTTTTCCGCCGCCGGGCGCAAGCTGGGGCGGGCCCAGTCGGTGGTCAGCCAGACGCTGGCCAACCTGGAGCAGCAGATCGGCCTGGCGCTGTTTTGCCGCAAGGGCCGCTATCCGGCATTGACCGAGGCCGGCAAGGCGTTGTTGAGCGACGCCCGCGCGGCGGCCTCGGCTGGGGTTATATGCCGCGCCATATGGTGGCCGACGACCTGGAGCGCGGCGCGCTGGTGCAACTCGACGTCGAAGCGCATCCCGGTATCGGCGCGGCGTTTTCGATGCATGCGATTCACCGCAAGGATGCGCCGCCGGGGCCGGCGGGGCGCTGGTTTATCCAGTAATTGA